The following coding sequences are from one Acidimicrobiia bacterium window:
- a CDS encoding SPFH domain-containing protein, with protein sequence MGIVIGVVVGVIVLIVLYQSINQIGPTEVGLVSKRVAVRKLKDDSPIAFRGEAGYQAELLMPGLRFKFWPVYSVKKFPWVQVPAGQIAVVIAQVGAPLPIGAKSGVYQPQFENFSNLETFVQGGGQKGVQRPVLPPGTLVPIHPVGFIVITSSQVYGLTVSPELVHRARAAGGVLTCDAFGLTAQQLQVVVIAPVGPQDMIGVVTALDGPPLQSGDIASRLGGYQDVLQMEHGEAAISDQEVIEMLLGSKNNLHNNYQDFQSFLEAGGRIGLQHDPLLYGAYLLNPFLVQVELVPMLVVNQGEVAVVKAYVGLPTNDTSGTEFKFGSIVLPGHRGIWQEPLRTGKYPINPRCYAAEIVPTSILTLNWSDTVSQAHSLDANLSPIEGKSREGFVFRIELQVQIHVPDTKAPKVISMVGTMLNLVNEVLQSAVGNHFRNTLQDLEAVRFIETRMQVQQAALTAVTQYLGLYDVETKGVYIQDVVFPPELVTVLTQREIANQEKATFAEEERAQTARVEMEKAKGTADMQAQLAQSQVSIDIRRNEAASREAQAQGEAAYVELTGRAEATKVEAIGIAQAKATEALGLARAEGFKAQKAAVGETATALVAVANAVADGHITIVPEVLVTGGGGSLDGLAATLMRTLRNSGNGSGNGFGSSGPSDGEAPGTGDGAEVAAVEAPAPPVDTKPPAAIDPPVVTPPPSAEPRPNSPRRQR encoded by the coding sequence CTACAGCGTGAAGAAGTTCCCGTGGGTGCAGGTCCCGGCGGGCCAGATCGCGGTGGTGATCGCCCAGGTCGGCGCGCCGCTGCCGATCGGCGCGAAGAGCGGTGTGTACCAACCGCAGTTCGAGAACTTCTCGAACCTCGAGACGTTCGTGCAGGGCGGCGGGCAGAAGGGCGTGCAGCGGCCGGTGCTCCCGCCGGGCACGCTCGTGCCGATCCACCCGGTCGGCTTCATCGTCATCACGTCGAGCCAGGTCTACGGGCTCACGGTGTCGCCCGAGCTCGTGCATCGCGCGCGCGCCGCGGGCGGCGTGCTCACGTGCGACGCGTTCGGCCTCACCGCGCAACAGCTGCAAGTGGTCGTGATCGCCCCGGTCGGGCCGCAGGACATGATCGGTGTCGTCACCGCGCTCGACGGCCCGCCGCTGCAGTCGGGCGACATCGCGAGCCGGCTCGGCGGCTACCAGGACGTCTTGCAGATGGAGCACGGCGAGGCCGCGATCAGCGACCAAGAAGTCATCGAGATGCTGCTCGGCAGCAAGAACAACCTGCACAACAACTACCAGGACTTCCAATCGTTCCTCGAGGCCGGCGGGCGCATCGGTCTGCAGCACGACCCGCTGCTCTACGGCGCGTACCTGCTCAATCCGTTCCTCGTGCAGGTCGAGCTCGTACCGATGCTCGTCGTGAACCAGGGCGAGGTCGCGGTCGTCAAGGCGTACGTCGGTCTGCCGACGAACGACACGTCGGGCACCGAGTTCAAGTTCGGATCGATCGTGCTCCCCGGTCACCGCGGCATTTGGCAGGAGCCGCTGCGCACCGGCAAGTACCCGATCAACCCGCGTTGCTACGCGGCCGAGATCGTTCCGACGTCGATCCTCACGCTCAACTGGTCGGACACGGTGTCGCAGGCGCACAGCCTCGACGCGAACCTCTCGCCGATCGAGGGCAAGAGTCGTGAGGGCTTCGTGTTCCGCATCGAGCTGCAGGTGCAGATCCACGTGCCCGACACGAAGGCACCGAAGGTCATCTCGATGGTCGGCACGATGCTGAACCTCGTGAACGAGGTGTTGCAGTCGGCCGTCGGCAACCACTTCCGCAACACGCTGCAGGACCTCGAGGCCGTGCGCTTCATCGAGACCCGCATGCAGGTGCAGCAGGCCGCGCTCACCGCGGTGACGCAATACCTCGGTTTGTACGACGTCGAGACGAAGGGCGTCTACATCCAGGACGTCGTGTTCCCGCCCGAGCTCGTGACCGTGCTGACCCAGCGCGAGATCGCGAACCAGGAGAAGGCGACCTTCGCGGAGGAGGAACGCGCGCAGACCGCTCGCGTCGAGATGGAGAAGGCGAAGGGCACCGCCGACATGCAGGCGCAGCTCGCACAGTCGCAGGTCTCGATCGACATCCGCAGGAACGAGGCCGCGTCACGCGAGGCGCAGGCGCAAGGTGAAGCCGCGTACGTCGAGCTGACCGGACGCGCGGAGGCGACGAAGGTCGAAGCGATCGGTATCGCGCAGGCGAAGGCGACCGAGGCGCTCGGTCTCGCGCGCGCCGAGGGCTTCAAGGCGCAGAAGGCCGCGGTCGGCGAGACCGCGACCGCGCTCGTCGCCGTCGCCAACGCGGTCGCCGACGGCCACATCACGATCGTCCCCGAGGTGCTCGTGACCGGCGGTGGCGGTTCGCTCGACGGGCTCGCGGCGACGTTGATGCGCACGTTGCGCAACAGTGGGAACGGCAGCGGCAACGGGTTCGGCTCGTCGGGACCGAGCGACGGCGAAGCGCCGGGCACGGGCGACGGTGCCGAGGTCGCCGCGGTCGAGGCGCCCGCACCGCCGGTCGACACGAAGCCGCCGGCGGCGATCGACCCGCCGGTCGTGACCCCGCCGCCGTCCGCCGAGCCGCGACCGAACTCACCGCGCCGCCAGCGGTAG